The genomic window AACGCAGAAATACACTGCTTTGTCCATAAGGATGGCTGGATACTCACATACTACACAAAGGATGTTCCGAGAGCAAAGATATTCGATTACAGAGCTTATAAGCAAGACCAATCGAAGGTAGTTACGATGTTGTGGAACGGAATACATAAGGTCTGTGAAGAGATTGGAATAATAACTCCATCTGAAATCAGCTACTATGACTTCAAGCACCCCAATGCGAACCGGCTAATGCTGATAGTTGACGGAAAATGGGAAGAAGGCTGGGAGTTTATGCACCTTACCATACCAAATGAGCCTGGAACACTTACAGTCTATGAGACTTCTTGGTCCCATACTGCTTGGGATAGTGATGGTTCAACGTTTGAAGTTGATGATGTACAGATCAATAACTTCGGATCCGGCGATAATAAATGGCAATGGAGAGAAGATAAGTTCAGCCCATCTTTGAGCTTAGGTGATAAGCACAAGATTGAGCTATGGCATAATGAATATGGGGGATATAAAGAAGGAGAAGCTTTCCTTACCATAGCAATCATCTATTATGAGAAGGAGTAAGGAGATAGAATATCTCCTGAAATGGGTATCTGAGGGCTGTATCAAAAATGCAAAGAGTAAGCGGAATTATTTTGCTTATACTTTTATGGAGTAGTCTATCTTTTTCCTCTTCAATAATTGTAGAGGAGGCGGATACAGTCTGGACAGGAACATTATCTTCTCAAGCAGAGCTTTTAGAGAAGGCAGAGGGTGTAACACCGAAGCTTACAGCAGAGTATTTTGATCTTAGCTCCTTATCTCATTTAAACATTCCATCCCAAGCCTTTCTTAGATAAAGCAGCCATTGTAACACCAAAGCCAATTGGCGAATTCTATGACAATGGCTTTTATAATAACCTGTCTTTAATCCCTCCATCTTTAGAAAGCATATTGTTTTCCATATCCTTTGGCACAATCTCTGGAACAATAAAGGATACCCTCAATAACCCGGTTAGCAATGCACTCATTAGGATAATTTATGGAACAGAAACAATTGCAACAGGAACAACAAACTCAAGTGGAAAATATGCAATCTTTGGCATTGTTGGAGGGGTATATGGAAGTGTAACATACAGCATCGCTGCTTCAAGGGATGGGTTTATACCACAAACAAAAACAGCAAATGCAAAGGCCGGAAAAACTGTTTATTCTGATTTCTCCCTATGGTTTCTTCCTCCTGTCATTACCTCTATTACACCCACACTTGGAACAAATACAGAGGCAATCTTAATAACAATAAAAGGTCTTAATTTTAGAGAAAATGTAAGTGCAAGGCTTACAAAGGACGAGATATTTGAGATAATTGGAAATGTCAGCTATGTAGATACACAAACCTTAAATGCCATTTTTAACCTAAAGGATGTATCGTTGGGAAGCTGGAGCCTTGTGGTTACTAATATTGATGGACAATCATTCACATTTCAAAACTGCTTCTTTGTCTTTGGAACAAAATCGGTTATTCTTGGACCCGTTGTCATCTACGACAATCTTGGTAATTTCATAGGGACATCTTCTCTCATCCAGAAAGGGATAAATTTATGCCCTACAGGCGGCACAGTCTCTGTTCTGGCT from bacterium includes these protein-coding regions:
- a CDS encoding NosD domain-containing protein, translating into MFSISFGTISGTIKDTLNNPVSNALIRIIYGTETIATGTTNSSGKYAIFGIVGGVYGSVTYSIAASRDGFIPQTKTANAKAGKTVYSDFSLWFLPPVITSITPTLGTNTEAILITIKGLNFRENVSARLTKDEIFEIIGNVSYVDTQTLNAIFNLKDVSLGSWSLVVTNIDGQSFTFQNCFFVFGTKSVILGPVVIYDNLGNFIGTSSLIQKGINLCPTGGTVSVLAGTYSEAIYINKSISLIGTGANACTITATGLGNTNTVTFNGTSCNGVIRGFSITGAGGNYSSGNGIYCINGANPSITNNIILKNAWEGIYCDSSSPIITDNTISKNQRNGIGCWNSSSPTITNNTISQNNSVGISSWYSSSPTIVKSFSPKIFSPYQNLK